The Leptospiraceae bacterium genome includes a region encoding these proteins:
- a CDS encoding cytochrome-c peroxidase, giving the protein MKKIIFISMILALFLNCGPSKETLELQKKAKSSFGTLPDKMPGGEKDSVELISLGEKLYFDNRLSVNDSQSCNSCHNVKDKKGGVDNLATSPGAFGKTGDRNSPTVLNAGFHIAQFWDGRAATLADQAKGPILNPGEMAMPSEKAVLEKLSKTEYPELFAKAFPDEKENLTYDNLAKAIAAFERTLKTSDRFDDWMKGDIKAITPAEQKGLATFMDVGCTGCHYGTTLGGTSYRKLGERNPYETKDLGRYNVTKNESEKFFFKVPSLRNVLLTAPYFHDGSITTIEDAIKKMGYHQLNKDLTDEEIKSIVTFLGTLTDKQRL; this is encoded by the coding sequence ATGAAAAAAATCATTTTTATATCGATGATTCTTGCTCTGTTCCTAAACTGTGGACCTTCAAAAGAAACACTTGAACTTCAAAAGAAAGCCAAATCTAGTTTTGGAACACTACCTGATAAAATGCCAGGTGGCGAAAAGGATTCCGTTGAACTTATCAGCCTTGGGGAAAAATTGTATTTCGATAATAGACTTTCCGTAAACGACAGTCAATCTTGTAATAGTTGCCACAATGTAAAAGATAAAAAGGGTGGAGTTGATAATTTAGCTACTTCCCCGGGCGCATTCGGAAAAACAGGAGATAGAAATTCACCAACTGTACTCAATGCTGGATTTCATATTGCACAATTTTGGGATGGAAGAGCGGCTACACTTGCAGATCAAGCCAAAGGACCTATTTTAAATCCAGGTGAAATGGCTATGCCTTCTGAAAAGGCTGTTCTCGAAAAATTGTCTAAAACCGAATACCCAGAGTTATTCGCTAAGGCTTTTCCTGATGAAAAAGAAAATCTTACTTATGACAATTTAGCAAAAGCAATTGCCGCTTTCGAACGTACACTGAAAACTTCGGATCGATTCGATGATTGGATGAAAGGTGATATAAAAGCCATTACTCCGGCTGAACAAAAAGGTTTAGCTACATTTATGGATGTAGGCTGCACAGGATGTCACTACGGAACAACGTTAGGCGGCACTAGTTATAGAAAATTAGGAGAACGTAATCCTTATGAAACCAAAGACCTTGGAAGATACAATGTTACGAAAAATGAATCAGAAAAATTCTTCTTCAAAGTTCCTTCTTTGCGTAACGTTTTACTAACTGCTCCTTATTTCCATGATGGAAGTATAACAACCATCGAAGACGCTATCAAAAAAATGGGATACCACCAATTGAATAAAGACCTTACAGATGAAGAGATTAAATCAATTGTTACAT